A genomic window from Anaeromusa acidaminophila DSM 3853 includes:
- the pap gene encoding polyphosphate:AMP phosphotransferase: protein MLEKLDLSKKIAKDVYSEKMAELRLRLGELQRQAKDQELPVVIVFEGWSASGKGRLINEVLQALDPRGFSVFAMDEPTLEEKARPFLRRYWVRLPADGRIAIFDRSWYRAVLTDRVLDEGNRHHWQQGYQQINSFEKQIADHGTLVLKFFLHISKDEQKKRFKNMGKNNANLWRLHESDHWQHAHYDELGVAIEEMLEKTDFSHAPWTLVEAEDQRFAALKIYNQVVGALDAALQKPRRKAVVSEPPERQDAAVMHDLDTSILDKADLTLHVSEGDYKKRTNALQEELRTLQYSLFAKHVPTVIVFEGWDAAGKGGCIRRLTQKLDPRGYGVVPIGAPNDLERRHHYLWRFWREFPKAGEIAIFDRSWYGRVLVERVEGFCQQEEWKRAYHEINEMEEQLALAGGVLIKFWLHIDQDEQLRRFQERQENAYKQWKITPEDWRNREKWQTYRQAVDEMLFRTSTVKAPWTLVEANSKNYARLKVLETVVAALRKH from the coding sequence ATGCTGGAGAAATTGGATTTGAGCAAAAAAATAGCCAAAGACGTCTATAGCGAAAAAATGGCCGAGCTACGATTGCGTCTGGGGGAACTGCAGCGGCAGGCCAAGGATCAAGAATTGCCGGTAGTCATTGTTTTTGAAGGCTGGAGCGCTTCCGGCAAGGGGCGCTTAATTAATGAAGTGCTGCAAGCCTTAGATCCGCGCGGTTTTAGCGTTTTTGCCATGGATGAGCCAACTTTGGAAGAAAAAGCACGACCATTTTTGCGTCGTTACTGGGTGCGGCTGCCGGCGGACGGGCGTATTGCTATTTTTGATCGTTCCTGGTATCGGGCCGTTTTGACGGATCGCGTACTGGATGAGGGCAATCGGCATCATTGGCAGCAAGGGTATCAGCAGATCAATTCCTTTGAAAAACAGATTGCCGACCATGGCACGTTGGTGCTTAAATTCTTTCTGCATATCAGCAAAGACGAGCAAAAAAAACGGTTTAAAAATATGGGAAAAAACAATGCCAATCTTTGGCGTCTTCATGAATCGGATCATTGGCAGCATGCCCATTATGACGAGCTGGGCGTGGCCATTGAAGAGATGCTGGAAAAAACCGATTTTTCGCATGCGCCCTGGACGTTGGTGGAGGCGGAGGATCAGCGCTTTGCGGCTCTGAAAATATACAATCAAGTAGTGGGCGCGTTAGATGCGGCGTTGCAAAAACCGCGACGAAAGGCGGTTGTCTCGGAGCCGCCTGAGCGCCAAGATGCTGCGGTGATGCATGATTTGGATACTTCCATTTTAGATAAGGCGGATTTGACGTTGCATGTGTCGGAAGGGGACTATAAAAAACGCACGAATGCCCTGCAAGAAGAGCTGCGGACGTTGCAGTATTCGCTGTTTGCCAAGCATGTGCCGACGGTGATTGTTTTTGAGGGCTGGGATGCTGCCGGCAAGGGCGGCTGCATTCGGAGGCTGACGCAAAAGCTGGATCCCCGCGGCTATGGAGTGGTTCCTATTGGCGCGCCCAATGATCTGGAACGGCGGCATCATTACTTGTGGCGTTTTTGGAGGGAATTTCCGAAGGCTGGAGAGATTGCTATTTTTGACCGCTCTTGGTATGGACGGGTTTTGGTAGAGCGTGTAGAAGGATTTTGTCAGCAGGAAGAATGGAAGCGCGCCTATCATGAAATTAATGAAATGGAAGAACAATTGGCGTTGGCAGGCGGCGTGCTGATCAAGTTTTGGCTGCATATTGACCAGGATGAGCAGTTGCGACGCTTTCAAGAGCGCCAAGAAAATGCCTATAAGCAGTGGAAGATTACGCCGGAGGATTGGCGCAACCGGGAGAAGTGGCAAACGTATCGCCAAGCCGTGGATGAAATGTTGTTTCGCACTAGCACAGTCAAGGCGCCGTGGACGCTGGTGGAGGCCAACTCTAAAAATTATGCGCGTTTAAAGGTGCTGGAAACGGTTGTGGCGGCTTTGCGGAAGCACTAA
- a CDS encoding glutathionylspermidine synthase family protein — MESYAVRRERWYGPLRDLFSWEKIDGEEYALASGTPVFSQQCQELQAAAEGLAALWHKVALIVSQGDVRLLRWLGLPAGMQEAVREGLQLPWLTALGRFDFVQTVAGWKVLEYNCDTPSGVVEALAVNGKICACEGRKNPNAAGEELLRQAIAESLYIAHRAGLAGAAAFSALGSHSEDAGTMKYWQSLAAEGLFVPLEELRYERESLTSLVSGEIGCWFRLHPWEIMVKECAVDGFPTGKRVLELVAAKKLLAVNPPLAALGQSKALQALIWQLYEAEEFLTKQERQLVQTYMLPTYRQNVFLGKVSYVRKPLWGREGGGVTLHAADGSLLAGSRGGWHGAAIYQQAVELERMQVMTEKGLQEGRRLWGVFVAGGSFAGLLVRLGAAITDDQAWMTPVYLSEEG; from the coding sequence ATGGAGAGCTATGCGGTCCGTCGCGAACGCTGGTATGGGCCGTTGCGGGATCTGTTTTCCTGGGAAAAGATTGACGGAGAAGAGTATGCGTTAGCCTCCGGGACGCCTGTTTTTTCGCAGCAATGTCAGGAACTGCAGGCGGCGGCGGAAGGCTTAGCCGCCTTGTGGCATAAAGTGGCTTTGATCGTTTCGCAGGGAGATGTGCGGCTGTTGCGCTGGCTGGGCTTGCCAGCCGGTATGCAAGAAGCGGTGCGTGAGGGGTTGCAGCTGCCTTGGCTTACGGCCTTGGGTCGTTTTGATTTTGTTCAAACTGTTGCGGGCTGGAAAGTGTTGGAATATAACTGCGATACACCCAGCGGCGTAGTGGAAGCCTTGGCGGTGAATGGAAAGATTTGCGCTTGCGAAGGGCGAAAAAATCCAAATGCCGCCGGCGAAGAACTGCTGCGTCAAGCCATTGCCGAATCGCTATATATAGCGCACCGCGCTGGTTTGGCCGGTGCGGCTGCGTTCAGCGCTTTAGGAAGCCATAGCGAAGATGCCGGTACGATGAAATACTGGCAATCTCTGGCGGCAGAAGGCTTGTTTGTACCGCTGGAAGAGCTGCGCTATGAAAGGGAGTCTTTGACTTCCTTGGTTTCGGGGGAGATTGGCTGTTGGTTTCGTCTTCATCCATGGGAGATTATGGTGAAAGAATGCGCTGTCGACGGGTTTCCGACAGGGAAGCGCGTGCTGGAGTTAGTGGCCGCCAAGAAACTCTTGGCGGTAAATCCGCCCTTGGCAGCCCTTGGTCAATCCAAAGCGTTGCAGGCTCTTATATGGCAGTTATATGAGGCGGAAGAGTTTTTGACGAAGCAGGAGCGGCAATTGGTGCAGACCTATATGCTGCCTACTTACCGTCAGAATGTGTTTTTAGGAAAAGTTTCGTATGTACGAAAACCTCTGTGGGGAAGAGAAGGCGGCGGCGTGACGCTGCATGCGGCGGACGGGAGTCTGCTTGCGGGAAGTCGCGGCGGCTGGCATGGAGCTGCTATCTATCAGCAAGCGGTGGAACTGGAACGTATGCAAGTGATGACGGAGAAGGGCTTGCAGGAAGGCCGGCGCCTTTGGGGCGTCTTTGTGGCGGGCGGCTCTTTCGCAGGCTTGTTGGTGCGTCTGGGCGCAGCCATTACTGACGACCAAGCTTGGATGACGCCGGTGTATTTGAGCGAGGAGGGATGA
- a CDS encoding DUF350 domain-containing protein — MMMLNMQGQIPHVVNFLLYLAVALPLLGIGVWLFARLTPYKEGELLHNGAQDGMAGRAAEAAAHDLGGKLLGLTLVLASAIFHSVHIWDLLFWGAVGIVSQVLVANLFERITPYRVAQEIPKGNVAVGIFSARLSVAAGLLLAALISY, encoded by the coding sequence ATGATGATGTTAAACATGCAGGGGCAAATACCTCATGTCGTAAATTTTCTGCTATACCTTGCGGTGGCGCTGCCGCTTTTGGGAATCGGCGTTTGGCTTTTTGCCAGGCTGACTCCTTATAAGGAAGGCGAACTATTGCACAATGGCGCGCAAGACGGGATGGCCGGACGGGCGGCGGAAGCGGCGGCGCACGACTTGGGCGGCAAACTGTTGGGACTTACGTTGGTCTTGGCTTCCGCTATTTTTCATTCCGTGCATATTTGGGATTTACTCTTTTGGGGCGCTGTGGGTATTGTCAGCCAGGTGCTCGTGGCCAATCTTTTTGAAAGAATCACTCCATACCGGGTGGCGCAGGAAATTCCCAAAGGCAACGTGGCGGTGGGGATTTTTTCAGCCCGTCTCAGTGTGGCGGCGGGATTGCTTTTGGCGGCATTGATCAGCTATTAA
- a CDS encoding sigma 54-interacting transcriptional regulator translates to MAYEQRIVFRHPKGLHTRVAAMVVQRFQELRQRYGSEITLRKETGKVVPANNLMLLVGLKVRAGDVLWVGADGAEAGEAAQEMAAFLEGDFSLAAAPAWQGMDAVLQENAFTAEQIFRSIASGLMVTDQEDRITVFNPAAERIMGVTAAEVIGRKVFEAIPGSRLHIVNQTGEAELGQRQLTGRSVTVTNRTPIVIDGKVCGAVAVFEDISILERVSGELQEVKELKERLQLILESVQDGICVFDKQGVITYVNDAYVAMCGEKREDLLGQRVGDISPGGGRSLMLTSGQAVLGSISRKRSGVTLISNINPIFVDGALTGGLSVSKNTTELQLLADKLNEANARADYLEEELLRTRRPHAAFHNFIGRSGKVKDCLAMASKAAAAQATVLIRGESGTGKELVAEGIHYASPRSQGPFIRVNCGAIPSALLESELFGHEKGAFTGAVRRKLGRFELADGGSLFLDEIGEMDKTMQVKLLRALQQREIERVGGEETVRVDVRIIAATHRDLEAMVAAGDFREDLYYRLNVVPVLLPPLRERKEDIPLLAEYFLEKVSRREGFSCQGFQREALEAFQGYNWPGNVRELENVVERMVTLTEGVQLGLEDLPLYLRKEMGVEPVLPALRQEEPLLPWTEYEKNIIALALERCGSYNAAGKALGLTHKTIAAKARKYGLEKQTSWVKTD, encoded by the coding sequence ATGGCATACGAGCAGCGGATAGTTTTTCGGCATCCCAAGGGGCTTCATACCCGGGTAGCGGCTATGGTGGTGCAGCGTTTCCAAGAACTCAGGCAGCGCTACGGCAGCGAGATTACCTTGCGTAAGGAAACTGGCAAAGTAGTGCCGGCCAATAATTTAATGCTTCTAGTGGGCCTAAAGGTGCGCGCTGGAGATGTGTTATGGGTTGGCGCTGATGGCGCTGAAGCGGGAGAAGCTGCGCAAGAGATGGCTGCGTTTTTGGAAGGGGATTTTTCTTTGGCGGCGGCCCCTGCCTGGCAGGGCATGGATGCCGTGTTGCAGGAGAATGCCTTTACGGCGGAACAGATTTTTCGCAGTATCGCCAGCGGCTTGATGGTTACGGATCAAGAGGACCGCATTACCGTGTTCAATCCGGCGGCGGAGCGCATTATGGGTGTGACTGCGGCGGAAGTCATCGGTCGCAAGGTGTTCGAAGCCATTCCTGGTTCTCGGTTGCATATTGTCAACCAGACGGGAGAAGCAGAGTTGGGGCAACGGCAGTTAACAGGGCGTTCGGTGACGGTTACCAATCGGACGCCGATTGTGATTGACGGCAAAGTTTGCGGCGCTGTAGCTGTTTTTGAGGATATTTCGATCTTAGAGCGCGTTTCCGGGGAATTGCAAGAGGTAAAGGAACTAAAAGAGCGCCTGCAGCTGATTTTGGAATCGGTGCAGGACGGCATCTGCGTTTTTGATAAACAAGGTGTGATTACCTATGTGAATGATGCGTATGTGGCGATGTGCGGTGAGAAACGGGAAGACCTTTTGGGGCAGCGTGTAGGCGATATTTCTCCCGGTGGGGGGCGTAGTTTGATGCTGACAAGCGGCCAAGCGGTGCTGGGCAGCATCAGTCGCAAACGCAGCGGCGTGACGTTGATTTCGAATATTAATCCGATTTTTGTGGATGGCGCCTTGACTGGCGGTTTGTCGGTCAGTAAAAATACAACGGAACTGCAATTACTGGCGGATAAGCTGAACGAGGCGAATGCGCGGGCGGACTATTTGGAAGAAGAGTTGCTTCGTACTCGACGGCCTCATGCGGCGTTTCACAATTTCATTGGTCGCAGCGGCAAGGTGAAAGATTGCCTGGCGATGGCTTCGAAAGCGGCGGCGGCGCAGGCTACGGTGCTCATACGAGGCGAAAGCGGCACCGGCAAGGAATTGGTTGCCGAAGGTATCCATTATGCCAGCCCTCGTTCCCAGGGACCTTTTATCCGGGTTAATTGCGGCGCCATTCCTTCGGCGCTCTTGGAAAGCGAGCTTTTTGGCCATGAAAAAGGCGCTTTTACTGGAGCTGTGCGGCGGAAGCTGGGGCGATTTGAATTGGCTGACGGCGGCAGTCTGTTTTTGGATGAAATCGGCGAAATGGATAAGACTATGCAAGTGAAGCTGCTGCGAGCGCTGCAGCAACGGGAGATAGAACGTGTCGGCGGCGAAGAGACGGTGCGTGTGGATGTGCGAATTATTGCCGCTACCCATCGGGATCTGGAGGCCATGGTAGCTGCTGGAGACTTTCGGGAGGATTTGTATTATCGCTTGAATGTAGTACCGGTACTGTTGCCGCCTTTGCGGGAACGTAAAGAAGATATTCCTCTTTTGGCGGAATATTTTTTAGAAAAAGTTTCCCGGCGCGAAGGGTTTTCCTGCCAAGGGTTTCAACGGGAAGCGCTGGAAGCGTTTCAAGGATACAACTGGCCAGGAAATGTGAGGGAATTAGAGAATGTAGTAGAGCGTATGGTGACGCTGACCGAAGGGGTTCAGTTGGGCTTGGAGGATTTACCTCTCTATTTGCGCAAGGAAATGGGCGTGGAACCGGTTTTGCCAGCTTTGCGACAGGAAGAGCCGCTGTTGCCCTGGACAGAGTATGAAAAAAATATCATTGCTTTAGCGTTAGAACGCTGCGGCAGTTATAATGCAGCAGGTAAGGCGCTAGGTTTGACGCATAAGACGATTGCGGCGAAGGCGCGCAAGTATGGCTTGGAAAAACAGACATCTTGGGTAAAAACGGACTAA